The Caulifigura coniformis genome includes a region encoding these proteins:
- a CDS encoding NPCBM/NEW2 domain-containing protein, which translates to MNRSIGAGLGTLVVAALACCDARADTIQTAAGETITGKESMIVDGTLVLPASDGKPEVRFPLADLDRVTFSPSRPTGDLKARFVRIDQPGAGKPLSLAEVELFEGDKKIAQGAKARQSVSYMDDDEKWGAQKAIDGKTGGDSTTDGVTRTLPTGDPWWEVELPSDAGIGKMVVWLRTDAQPNTKMAGFRVQLLNAQRQLLWTKSFNNPAGPKVEIEPPVHSDKLSADDIKAIETLGTVKGTLPLAALVSAWIRDEKVTVPAETSGQQSTSTVVRAARGGFSAEAPQQQTAAVKSAPLIADGEWLIRFEPDGFLVGKITSWNEQGLSVEFQLERHPRSIVIPTAAVIEVSSKDVIMKTLSLDRSQISTEGDTVFAKAEGNALQAVVGTVKGIEGESLQFEFQGKVRGIKLARVASIMRKRAANPTASTQALVQLSNAMRLCGRPKSLSGSTAVLELPWQQPFKLGRSSMKSFSVWNGRAVALTDLEPSGVEYTPFLDRVLPYSTNESLTGSPLAIGNATYERGLCVHSGTRLTYDLGGAFEKLRLQVGLQKEDGLRGQAVVRIKGDDSVLAEKPVAGSAPAETVDVSLAGKRMLVIEIDYGDGLDVGDHVVIGQPVLVRTSTP; encoded by the coding sequence ATGAATCGAAGCATTGGCGCCGGGCTGGGGACGCTGGTTGTGGCCGCGCTGGCCTGCTGTGACGCGAGGGCCGACACCATTCAAACCGCGGCCGGCGAGACGATCACCGGTAAGGAGTCGATGATCGTCGACGGAACGCTGGTGCTTCCCGCCTCTGATGGAAAGCCCGAGGTTCGATTCCCGCTGGCTGATCTTGATCGGGTGACGTTCTCCCCGTCCCGGCCGACAGGCGATCTCAAGGCCCGTTTTGTCCGGATCGACCAGCCGGGGGCGGGTAAGCCCCTGTCGCTCGCGGAAGTCGAGCTGTTTGAGGGAGACAAGAAGATCGCGCAAGGCGCAAAGGCCCGTCAGTCGGTCAGCTATATGGATGATGACGAGAAATGGGGCGCGCAGAAGGCGATCGATGGCAAAACCGGTGGGGACTCGACGACTGACGGGGTGACCCGGACGTTGCCGACCGGCGATCCCTGGTGGGAAGTTGAGCTGCCCTCGGACGCGGGGATCGGGAAGATGGTGGTCTGGCTCCGGACCGACGCCCAGCCGAACACCAAGATGGCCGGCTTCCGGGTGCAGCTTCTGAACGCCCAGCGACAATTGCTGTGGACGAAATCCTTCAACAATCCCGCAGGCCCGAAGGTGGAGATCGAACCTCCGGTTCACAGCGACAAGTTGTCGGCCGATGACATCAAGGCCATTGAAACGCTGGGGACGGTCAAGGGAACGCTTCCATTGGCTGCACTGGTCAGCGCGTGGATCCGCGATGAGAAGGTCACGGTTCCGGCCGAGACGTCGGGCCAGCAATCGACATCGACGGTCGTTCGCGCAGCGCGGGGAGGGTTTTCGGCAGAAGCGCCTCAGCAGCAGACCGCCGCGGTCAAGTCGGCCCCACTCATCGCGGATGGCGAGTGGCTGATCAGGTTCGAACCCGATGGATTCCTGGTTGGAAAGATCACCTCCTGGAATGAACAAGGGCTGAGCGTCGAGTTTCAGCTCGAGCGTCATCCTCGATCCATCGTGATTCCAACGGCGGCTGTCATCGAAGTGTCGTCGAAAGACGTCATCATGAAGACTTTGTCGCTCGACCGTTCCCAGATTTCCACCGAGGGGGACACCGTTTTCGCGAAGGCGGAGGGGAATGCCCTCCAGGCAGTTGTGGGGACGGTCAAGGGGATCGAAGGGGAGTCGCTGCAGTTTGAGTTTCAGGGCAAGGTGCGGGGGATCAAGCTGGCGCGTGTCGCTTCGATCATGCGAAAAAGGGCCGCGAACCCGACGGCATCCACCCAGGCTCTCGTCCAACTGTCGAACGCAATGCGCCTGTGCGGCCGTCCGAAATCGCTCTCGGGATCGACGGCCGTTCTGGAGCTTCCCTGGCAACAGCCCTTCAAACTTGGACGGTCGTCCATGAAGTCCTTTTCAGTCTGGAATGGCCGCGCCGTCGCGCTGACGGACCTTGAACCGTCTGGAGTGGAGTACACGCCGTTCCTCGATCGGGTTCTGCCGTACAGCACGAACGAATCGCTGACCGGCAGTCCGCTGGCGATCGGCAACGCGACCTACGAACGAGGTCTTTGCGTCCATTCCGGAACGAGGCTCACCTACGACCTCGGCGGCGCGTTTGAAAAACTCCGACTGCAGGTCGGATTGCAGAAAGAGGACGGGCTCCGTGGGCAGGCGGTCGTCCGGATCAAGGGGGACGACTCCGTTCTCGCGGAGAAGCCGGTCGCGGGATCGGCCCCGGCCGAAACAGTCGATGTCTCGCTCGCAGGAAAAAGAATGCTGGTGATCGAGATCGATTACGGCGACGGCCTGGATGTGGGAGATCATGTGGTCATTGGTCAACCGGTTCTGGTGCGGACTTCGACGCCGTGA
- a CDS encoding sugar phosphate isomerase/epimerase family protein — protein MNRRDWLTTSMAATAATLLPGPLTVAAEVPETKSRPNRIATSTYSYWRFNNDTKLPIEKCIELAADAGFDGVEVLHIQMTDESNSALMKIKQRAFSLGMDLCGFSTHQSFISPDADFRKKNVEHTTKCIELAYRLGIPTIRVNTGRWGTSKNFDALMANKGIEPRLEGYTDDDGFKWAIDGLTDCLAKAEECGVVMGLENHWGLGRDAAGVIRIIEAVKSPWLRATLDTGNFLENQYEQYEALAPYAALVQAKTYGGDGKWYTLDIDYDRVAATLKKVNYGGYISLEFEGKGNYEVEVPKSLAMLRKAFG, from the coding sequence ATGAATCGACGCGACTGGCTGACGACCTCAATGGCTGCGACGGCCGCGACTCTTCTGCCCGGCCCGCTGACGGTCGCAGCCGAAGTGCCTGAAACGAAATCACGCCCCAACCGCATCGCGACTTCGACCTACTCGTACTGGCGGTTCAACAACGACACCAAGCTGCCGATCGAAAAGTGCATCGAGCTGGCCGCGGACGCCGGGTTCGACGGCGTCGAGGTCCTGCACATCCAGATGACGGATGAATCGAACTCCGCACTAATGAAGATCAAGCAGCGGGCCTTCAGCCTGGGAATGGACCTTTGCGGCTTCTCCACCCATCAAAGCTTCATCAGTCCCGATGCCGACTTTCGCAAGAAGAACGTCGAGCATACGACGAAGTGCATCGAACTGGCGTATCGCCTGGGCATTCCCACCATCCGCGTGAACACCGGCCGGTGGGGAACGAGCAAGAACTTCGACGCGCTGATGGCCAATAAAGGGATCGAGCCGCGCCTCGAGGGGTACACCGACGACGACGGTTTCAAGTGGGCCATCGACGGGCTGACGGACTGCCTCGCGAAGGCCGAGGAATGCGGCGTCGTGATGGGCCTCGAGAACCACTGGGGCCTGGGGCGTGACGCGGCCGGAGTGATCAGGATCATCGAGGCAGTGAAGAGCCCATGGCTGCGGGCGACTCTCGATACGGGCAACTTCCTCGAGAACCAGTACGAGCAATACGAGGCTCTCGCGCCGTACGCGGCGTTGGTGCAGGCGAAGACTTACGGCGGTGACGGGAAGTGGTACACGCTCGACATCGACTACGACCGCGTGGCGGCGACGCTGAAGAAGGTCAACTATGGCGGCTACATCTCGCTCGAGTTCGAGGGAAAGGGGAATTACGAGGTCGAGGTCCCGAAGAGCCTGGCGATGCTGAGGAAGGCGTTCGGCTGA
- a CDS encoding ArnT family glycosyltransferase — MLVHAGWLAWSATWQSPTLNEPGHLASGVAHWKLGRFEPYAVNPPVVRMIAALPVLGVGCETDWSSFRGRPGERPEFPLGSDFIKANGSRSQWLFVLSRWICLPFSLLGAWMCFVWGRALFSPLAGVLACALWCVEPNIIAHGQLITSDIAATSLGLVSMWTFWRWLQQPGWWSAGIAGAGLALAVLAKFSWLVLFGLWPLLWILVIVQRRRQRRAMSQAAAPVGPGGAIPRQAAQMLALIFVAVYGINLAYGFDGSFSRLGSFQFASKALSGQSQPGRLANRFSGSPIAEVPVPLPRQFILGLDLQKKDFEHFPHESYLRGEWRQGGWWYYYIYAAAVKLPVGFLVLAITAVLVRLSCGPFASSPVARLGQWILLIPSVVLFAIVSSETGFNHHFRYVLPCFGPVFILTSGMAAVGSRALRAWIAANWTWMAVSSVLAAPHSLSYFNELAGGMRNGAAHLLHSNVDWGQDLVALENWIGRHPDSKPVYLAYYGFYDPQAYGVAAEIGPQGPFGETRPLDWSFRPGYYAISVNYLHGTAWRLQNRFAYQPFLKQTPIAWCGGSIAIYRVDERQAKELTDAAIASQMKR; from the coding sequence ATGCTCGTTCATGCGGGGTGGCTCGCATGGAGCGCCACCTGGCAATCTCCCACGCTCAATGAGCCCGGGCATCTCGCGTCCGGAGTCGCCCACTGGAAGCTCGGTCGGTTCGAGCCCTACGCAGTCAATCCGCCAGTCGTACGGATGATCGCCGCGCTCCCCGTTCTGGGGGTCGGCTGCGAGACAGATTGGTCGAGCTTTCGTGGCCGGCCAGGAGAACGACCGGAGTTTCCGCTCGGCAGCGACTTCATCAAGGCGAACGGGAGCCGTTCCCAGTGGCTTTTCGTCCTCTCACGGTGGATCTGTCTGCCGTTCAGTTTACTCGGCGCCTGGATGTGCTTCGTGTGGGGCAGAGCGCTGTTCAGCCCTTTGGCTGGAGTTCTGGCCTGTGCTCTCTGGTGCGTCGAACCGAACATCATCGCCCACGGACAGCTGATCACCTCCGACATCGCGGCGACTTCACTCGGTCTCGTCTCGATGTGGACCTTCTGGAGATGGCTGCAGCAGCCGGGCTGGTGGTCGGCCGGGATCGCCGGCGCCGGCCTGGCGCTTGCGGTGCTCGCCAAATTCTCCTGGCTGGTGTTGTTCGGCCTTTGGCCGCTGCTGTGGATCCTCGTGATCGTGCAGAGGCGGCGACAAAGGAGAGCGATGTCGCAGGCGGCCGCTCCGGTCGGGCCTGGAGGCGCAATACCGAGGCAGGCTGCGCAGATGCTGGCGCTGATCTTCGTGGCGGTTTACGGGATCAATCTGGCTTACGGCTTCGACGGCTCATTCAGCCGCCTTGGTTCGTTCCAGTTTGCCAGCAAAGCGTTGTCCGGTCAGTCGCAGCCCGGCCGGCTTGCCAACCGTTTTTCCGGGAGCCCGATCGCGGAAGTCCCGGTTCCTCTCCCGCGTCAATTCATCCTTGGGCTCGATCTGCAGAAGAAGGACTTCGAGCACTTCCCGCACGAGTCGTATCTTCGCGGCGAATGGCGACAGGGAGGCTGGTGGTACTACTACATCTACGCCGCTGCGGTGAAGCTGCCGGTGGGCTTCCTGGTCCTCGCGATCACGGCGGTGCTCGTGCGGCTCAGTTGCGGGCCCTTCGCCTCATCACCTGTCGCCCGCCTCGGTCAATGGATCCTGCTGATCCCCTCGGTCGTGTTGTTCGCGATCGTCAGTTCGGAGACCGGGTTCAACCATCACTTTCGTTATGTCCTGCCCTGTTTCGGCCCGGTGTTCATTCTGACTTCGGGGATGGCCGCCGTGGGCAGCAGGGCGTTGCGCGCGTGGATTGCCGCGAACTGGACATGGATGGCCGTTTCGAGCGTCCTCGCCGCGCCGCACAGCCTGAGCTATTTCAACGAACTCGCCGGCGGGATGCGGAACGGCGCCGCGCATCTGCTGCACAGCAACGTCGACTGGGGACAGGACCTTGTCGCCCTCGAAAACTGGATCGGGCGTCATCCCGATTCGAAGCCTGTCTACCTCGCCTACTACGGCTTCTATGATCCGCAGGCCTATGGCGTGGCCGCTGAGATCGGCCCGCAGGGACCATTCGGGGAGACCCGGCCGCTCGACTGGTCGTTCAGGCCCGGATACTACGCCATCAGCGTCAACTACCTTCACGGAACGGCGTGGCGACTGCAGAACCGATTTGCCTACCAGCCATTCCTGAAGCAGACGCCGATCGCCTGGTGCGGCGGTTCAATCGCGATCTATCGGGTCGACGAACGGCAGGCGAAGGAATTGACGGACGCGGCGATCGCCTCGCAAATGAAGAGGTAG
- a CDS encoding TatD family hydrolase produces the protein MQYIDPHIHMVSRTTDDYERMARMGCVAVSEPAFWAGFDRGSVDGFRDYFRQLTEFEPKRAGWSGLAHFTWLCINAKEAENVELSREVIKMIPEFIDRTGVLGIGEIGLNKNTKNEATIFSEHLELASKIDELILIHTPHLQDKYKGTRMIIDMLKEHSELDPGTVCVDHVEEHTVGLARKNGFWCGMTLYPTTKCTPARAADIIERWGDDRIMVNSAGDWGPSNPLAVPEFIQEMKKRGHSDAKIKKVVYDNPLEFFSQCKRFKFK, from the coding sequence ATGCAGTACATCGATCCCCACATCCACATGGTCTCGCGGACGACCGACGACTACGAACGCATGGCCCGCATGGGCTGCGTCGCCGTCAGCGAGCCGGCATTCTGGGCGGGGTTCGATCGCGGATCCGTCGACGGATTCCGCGACTATTTCCGCCAGCTCACCGAGTTCGAGCCCAAGCGCGCCGGCTGGTCGGGCCTGGCGCATTTCACGTGGCTGTGCATCAATGCCAAGGAAGCCGAGAACGTTGAGCTGTCGCGCGAAGTCATCAAGATGATCCCCGAATTCATCGATCGCACGGGAGTGCTCGGGATCGGTGAGATTGGTCTGAACAAGAACACCAAGAACGAGGCGACGATCTTCTCCGAGCATCTCGAACTCGCCTCGAAGATCGATGAGCTGATCCTGATCCATACGCCCCACCTGCAGGACAAGTACAAGGGGACGCGGATGATCATCGACATGCTCAAGGAGCATTCCGAGCTCGATCCCGGCACCGTGTGTGTCGATCACGTCGAAGAGCACACGGTCGGGCTGGCCAGGAAGAACGGCTTCTGGTGCGGCATGACGCTCTACCCGACGACGAAATGCACTCCGGCCCGTGCGGCCGACATCATCGAGCGCTGGGGCGACGACCGGATCATGGTCAATTCCGCCGGAGACTGGGGGCCGTCGAACCCTCTGGCCGTGCCCGAATTCATCCAGGAGATGAAGAAACGCGGTCACAGCGACGCGAAGATCAAGAAGGTGGTTTACGACAACCCGCTCGAATTCTTCTCGCAATGCAAGCGGTTCAAGTTCAAGTGA